From the genome of Aminivibrio pyruvatiphilus, one region includes:
- the sfsA gene encoding DNA/RNA nuclease SfsA, whose product MKKIEKNVSGFRAANPEKLRRARFIDRPNRFLVRCELEGRPVRAFLPNPGRLWEILLPGTELILSEDGGNETRKTAFTAIAARRGETVVLLHTHITNDAAEWLIRTGRVPGLEGWAVRKREASFGRSRFDFLLEKEGRLLLLEVKSCTLFGHELAMFPDAPSDRGRRHVEELGKLAGEGYGAAVLFLVQSSRPSCFLPDFHTDPKFAESLFRAKDRLRLFPLAVEWNAALELTGEPKLLRVPWGVYERHGGDRGDCLVIVDAREKGFWAAAFPAENLSSFSGKALRRNGKDFPFPPESGGSVKVIPIRSSLPGSKNINDSLASCASGEVVKDGVRFFAFSEPPMANPGFVEMLLHRRTDLLLSELP is encoded by the coding sequence ATGAAGAAAATCGAAAAGAACGTTTCAGGGTTTCGTGCAGCGAACCCGGAAAAGCTCCGCCGCGCCCGGTTCATCGACAGGCCCAACCGCTTTCTCGTCCGCTGCGAACTTGAAGGCCGCCCGGTGAGAGCATTTCTTCCCAATCCGGGAAGGCTGTGGGAAATCCTTCTCCCGGGGACCGAGCTTATCCTTTCCGAAGACGGGGGGAACGAGACACGTAAGACCGCATTCACGGCCATTGCCGCCCGAAGGGGAGAAACTGTCGTCCTGCTCCATACCCACATCACCAATGACGCTGCCGAATGGCTCATCAGAACCGGCAGGGTGCCCGGGCTGGAAGGCTGGGCGGTGAGAAAAAGGGAGGCCTCTTTCGGCCGTTCACGTTTCGACTTTCTGCTGGAAAAAGAAGGGCGGCTTCTCCTTCTGGAGGTGAAATCCTGTACTCTTTTCGGCCATGAACTGGCCATGTTTCCCGACGCGCCTTCAGACCGCGGCCGGAGGCACGTGGAGGAACTCGGGAAACTGGCAGGAGAAGGATACGGAGCGGCAGTCCTTTTCCTGGTGCAGTCTTCCCGCCCGTCGTGTTTTCTGCCGGATTTTCACACCGATCCCAAGTTTGCCGAAAGCCTGTTCAGGGCAAAGGACAGGCTTCGACTTTTTCCCTTGGCCGTGGAATGGAACGCCGCACTTGAACTCACCGGGGAGCCGAAGCTTCTGCGGGTGCCCTGGGGTGTCTACGAGCGGCACGGCGGTGACAGGGGCGACTGCCTCGTCATTGTGGATGCCCGGGAAAAAGGATTCTGGGCGGCCGCTTTCCCCGCCGAGAACCTCTCGTCCTTTTCCGGGAAGGCTCTCCGACGGAACGGAAAAGACTTTCCCTTTCCCCCGGAAAGCGGAGGGAGCGTAAAGGTTATCCCCATACGTTCAAGCCTTCCCGGCTCAAAGAACATTAACGACAGTCTCGCCTCATGTGCATCAGGCGAGGTCGTGAAGGACGGGGTACGATTTTTTGCCTTTTCTGAGCCTCCCATGGCAAATCCCGGTTTCGTGGAGATGCTCCTGCACCGCAGGACGGATCTCCTTCTGTCGGAGCTTCCCTAG
- a CDS encoding pyridoxal phosphate-dependent aminotransferase, translated as MFAQSKKMEAVPFSPIRKIFAEVDKLKAEGVDIITLGIGEPDFDTPSHITEAMAAATRNGATHYTSNKGIIQLREAVCRKLKVDDGLDYDPEEIICTVGVSEGVYVSLSSFLDPGDEVLVPDPSWVSYFHVPTMNGAVPKGYPLREENDFQIDVEDLEKLVTPKTKMMVVLDPSNPVGAVQEKETLAKVAEFAVKHNLLVISDEIYEKIIYDGKKHYSIAAFPGMRERTIVLNGFAKAYAMTGWRIGYIAAPAELISVMNRMHMYVVTHTSVQAQWGAVAALEGPQEPVADMVEEFRKRRDYVCRRIGGMNKVSCRVPGGAFYVFVNIRETGMNAEEFTKHLIREAHVAVVPGTAFGSHGEGYVRLSYAVSMENLEKSMDRIEKALASL; from the coding sequence ATGTTTGCCCAGTCCAAAAAAATGGAAGCAGTGCCCTTTTCCCCCATCCGCAAAATATTCGCCGAGGTGGACAAGCTCAAGGCTGAGGGAGTGGATATCATCACCCTCGGCATCGGGGAGCCCGATTTCGACACCCCGTCCCACATAACGGAGGCAATGGCCGCCGCCACCCGGAACGGGGCTACTCATTACACATCCAACAAGGGAATCATCCAGCTCCGTGAAGCTGTATGCCGGAAACTGAAGGTGGATGACGGTCTCGATTACGACCCCGAGGAAATCATCTGCACCGTGGGCGTTTCGGAAGGTGTTTACGTCTCCCTGAGCAGTTTTCTGGACCCCGGAGATGAGGTGCTTGTTCCGGATCCTTCCTGGGTGAGCTACTTCCATGTTCCCACGATGAACGGAGCTGTTCCGAAGGGATACCCTCTCCGGGAAGAAAATGATTTCCAGATCGACGTGGAAGACCTTGAAAAGCTGGTTACCCCGAAGACGAAGATGATGGTTGTACTCGATCCGTCCAACCCGGTGGGAGCGGTCCAGGAGAAGGAGACCCTCGCAAAGGTCGCGGAATTCGCCGTAAAGCACAACCTCCTTGTGATCTCCGACGAGATTTACGAAAAAATCATATACGATGGAAAGAAGCATTACAGCATTGCCGCATTCCCCGGAATGAGAGAGAGGACCATCGTGCTCAACGGCTTCGCCAAGGCCTATGCCATGACCGGCTGGCGTATCGGCTACATCGCCGCTCCCGCCGAACTTATCTCTGTGATGAACAGAATGCACATGTATGTGGTAACCCATACTTCAGTACAGGCCCAGTGGGGAGCGGTCGCAGCCCTCGAAGGGCCCCAGGAGCCGGTGGCCGATATGGTGGAAGAATTCCGGAAGCGCAGAGACTACGTCTGCCGGAGAATCGGCGGAATGAATAAAGTCTCCTGCCGTGTTCCCGGGGGCGCTTTCTATGTCTTCGTGAACATTAGGGAAACGGGTATGAATGCAGAAGAATTCACGAAACATCTCATCCGGGAAGCCCATGTCGCGGTCGTGCCCGGAACGGCTTTCGGAAGCCACGGCGAGGGGTATGTGAGACTTTCCTACGCCGTTTCCATGGAGAACCTGGAAAAGAGTATGGACAGAATCGAAAAAGCCCTCGCTTCCCTTTAA